In Mycolicibacterium mucogenicum DSM 44124, the following are encoded in one genomic region:
- the dnaN gene encoding DNA polymerase III subunit beta, whose protein sequence is MDVATTAGLTDLKFRLVREDFADAVAWVARILPSRPLNPVLAGVLLTGSDDGLTISGYDYEVSAEVRVAAEISSPGSVLVSGKLLSDITRALPAKPVELSVEGTRVALSCGSARFSLPTMAVEDYPALPALPDETGIVPANVFAEAIGQVAVAAGRDDTLPMLTGVRVEISGEKVVLAATDRFRLAVRELTWNSAVPDLEAAVLVPAKTLAESAKSGSDGTEVHLSLGAGQAVGKDGMLGIRSNGKRTTTRLLDAEFPKFRQLLPAEHTAVATIGVAELAEAIKRVALVADRGAQVRMEFADDILRLSAGADDVGRAEEDLPVEFYGEPLTIAFNPTYLTDGLGSLHADRVTFGFTTPSKPAVLRPAGENQYSGSGPFPAGDTDYVYLLMPVRLPG, encoded by the coding sequence ATGGACGTGGCGACAACAGCCGGTCTGACCGATTTGAAGTTCCGTCTCGTTCGGGAAGACTTCGCCGACGCCGTGGCCTGGGTGGCGCGGATCCTGCCGTCCCGGCCGCTGAACCCGGTCCTGGCCGGTGTGCTGCTGACCGGCTCCGATGACGGTCTGACCATCTCCGGATACGACTACGAGGTGTCGGCCGAAGTTCGCGTCGCGGCGGAAATCTCTTCTCCCGGAAGCGTTTTGGTGTCGGGCAAGCTGCTCTCGGACATCACCCGCGCGCTGCCGGCCAAGCCGGTGGAACTCAGCGTCGAAGGCACCCGCGTGGCGCTGAGCTGCGGTAGCGCCCGTTTCTCCCTGCCGACCATGGCGGTCGAGGATTACCCGGCGCTGCCGGCACTCCCCGATGAGACCGGCATCGTGCCCGCCAACGTCTTCGCCGAGGCGATCGGTCAGGTGGCCGTCGCCGCCGGCCGCGACGACACCCTGCCGATGCTCACCGGTGTGCGCGTCGAGATCTCGGGTGAGAAGGTCGTGCTGGCTGCCACCGACCGCTTCCGGCTCGCGGTCCGTGAACTCACCTGGAACTCGGCAGTGCCGGATCTCGAAGCGGCCGTGCTGGTTCCGGCGAAGACGCTGGCCGAGTCCGCCAAGTCGGGATCCGACGGCACCGAGGTGCACCTGTCGCTGGGTGCCGGTCAGGCCGTCGGCAAGGACGGCATGCTGGGTATTCGCAGCAATGGCAAGCGCACCACCACGCGCCTGCTCGACGCCGAGTTCCCGAAATTCCGTCAGCTGCTGCCGGCTGAGCACACCGCGGTCGCCACCATCGGTGTCGCCGAGCTGGCCGAGGCCATCAAGCGTGTCGCACTGGTCGCCGATCGTGGCGCCCAGGTCCGCATGGAGTTCGCCGACGACATCCTGCGCCTGTCTGCCGGTGCCGACGACGTTGGTCGCGCCGAAGAAGACCTGCCGGTCGAGTTCTACGGTGAGCCACTGACGATCGCCTTCAACCCGACCTACCTGACCGACGGGCTGGGTTCTTTACATGCCGATCGTGTGACGTTCGGGTTCACGACGCCCAGCAAGCCTGCAGTGTTGCGGCCCGCCGGGGAGAATCAGTACTCGGGATCCGGTCCGTTCCCCGCCGGGGACACCGACTACGTGTACTTGCTGATGCCGGTGCGCCTGCCGGGCTGA
- the gnd gene encoding phosphogluconate dehydrogenase (NAD(+)-dependent, decarboxylating), translating to MQLGLIGLGKMGFNMRERLRGGGHEVIGYDPRPEVSDVPSLAALAEHLTAPRVVWVMVPSGEITRETIEDLAEVLSSGDLVIDGGNSRYTEDAVHAKLLADKGIGFIDAGVSGGVWGLTEGYGLMVGGSDDDVARVMPIFETLRPEGDLADGFVHAGPVGAGHFAKMVHNGVEYALMTAYGEGYEMLAASDLIKDPQAVYQAWTNGTVVRSWLQQLLAKALKEDPQLADISGYTEDSGEGRWTVEEAIRLRVPVPSIAASLFARFLSRQDDSPTMKAVAALRNQFGGHAVQRVSKSG from the coding sequence ATGCAGCTGGGGTTGATCGGCCTCGGAAAAATGGGCTTCAACATGCGCGAGCGTCTGCGCGGTGGCGGCCACGAAGTCATCGGGTACGACCCGCGGCCGGAAGTCAGCGACGTGCCGTCGCTCGCTGCGCTCGCCGAGCACCTCACGGCGCCTCGCGTGGTGTGGGTCATGGTGCCCTCGGGCGAGATCACCCGCGAGACCATCGAGGATCTCGCCGAGGTGCTCAGCTCCGGTGACCTGGTGATCGACGGCGGCAACTCGCGCTACACCGAGGACGCCGTGCACGCAAAGTTGTTGGCGGACAAGGGAATCGGCTTCATCGATGCCGGGGTTTCCGGTGGCGTCTGGGGCCTGACCGAAGGCTATGGCCTGATGGTCGGCGGCAGTGACGACGACGTCGCGCGCGTCATGCCGATCTTCGAGACGCTGCGGCCCGAGGGAGATCTCGCCGACGGCTTCGTCCACGCCGGCCCGGTCGGCGCCGGCCACTTCGCCAAGATGGTGCACAACGGCGTGGAGTACGCGCTGATGACGGCCTACGGCGAAGGTTACGAGATGCTGGCCGCGTCGGACCTGATCAAGGACCCGCAGGCGGTGTACCAGGCCTGGACCAACGGCACCGTCGTGCGGTCGTGGCTGCAGCAGCTGCTGGCCAAGGCGCTCAAGGAAGACCCCCAGCTGGCCGACATCAGCGGCTACACCGAGGATTCCGGTGAAGGCCGCTGGACGGTCGAGGAGGCCATCCGGCTGCGGGTGCCGGTGCCGAGCATCGCAGCGTCGCTGTTCGCCCGGTTCCTGTCCCGCCAGGATGACTCGCCGACCATGAAAGCCGTTGCGGCACTTCGTAATCAATTCGGTGGCCACGCCGTCCAGAGGGTCAGTAAGTCCGGCTAG